One segment of Halomonas sp. TD01 DNA contains the following:
- a CDS encoding sigma-54-dependent transcriptional regulator, with translation MPRILIVEDEAIIRSALKRLLERHSYTVSEAGSAEEARELTPSEFDLVISDLRLPGDPGTALIEAAAPAPVLIMTSYASMRSAVDALKQGAVDYVAKPFDHTELLETVERILHKQSMQQGTPPDITDEGGGRQTMIGDCTAMQQVYTRIRKTAPADVTVLIQGESGTGKELVARAIHQQSKRAKASLICVNCAAIPETLIESELFGHEKGAFTGASAARTGLVEAADGGTLFLDEIGELPLDAQARLLRVLQEGEIRKIGSVETRHVDVRLIAATHRDLRALSKSGEFRLDLYYRLNVMQIELPPLRDREEDVLKIADILLDKACKRHDRQGLRLSRASRQDLRDYPWPGNVRELENALERGVILAEGHLIHPDDLGLGPVTNRPHSSAGNGSALANESSAPSGDDDDLSLEDYFQHFVLEHQDQMSETELAQKLGISRKNLWERRQRLGIPRKKTARRPN, from the coding sequence ATGCCCAGGATACTGATTGTTGAAGATGAAGCGATTATTCGCAGCGCTTTAAAACGTTTACTCGAACGTCACAGCTATACCGTCAGCGAAGCTGGCAGCGCAGAAGAAGCACGTGAGCTGACCCCTAGCGAATTTGATCTAGTGATTAGCGATCTGCGACTCCCTGGTGATCCTGGCACCGCCCTAATTGAGGCCGCAGCACCCGCGCCAGTGCTGATCATGACCAGCTATGCCAGCATGCGCTCAGCCGTCGACGCGCTTAAGCAAGGAGCAGTGGACTATGTTGCTAAGCCATTTGATCATACCGAGCTTTTAGAAACCGTCGAACGCATCCTACACAAACAGTCGATGCAGCAAGGCACACCACCAGATATCACCGATGAAGGAGGTGGCCGCCAAACCATGATCGGCGATTGTACGGCTATGCAGCAGGTTTACACGCGCATTCGCAAGACAGCTCCGGCAGACGTTACCGTGCTGATTCAAGGAGAATCCGGCACAGGTAAAGAGCTCGTCGCCCGTGCCATTCATCAGCAAAGCAAGCGCGCAAAAGCATCATTGATTTGCGTGAACTGCGCGGCGATACCGGAAACGCTGATTGAGTCAGAGCTTTTCGGCCATGAAAAAGGCGCATTTACCGGCGCTAGCGCTGCCCGAACGGGGTTAGTCGAAGCCGCCGACGGTGGCACCCTGTTTCTAGATGAAATTGGTGAATTACCACTGGATGCCCAGGCACGGCTGTTACGTGTGCTGCAGGAAGGTGAAATCCGCAAAATTGGTTCCGTCGAAACACGTCATGTGGACGTGCGCCTGATCGCCGCCACCCATAGAGACTTACGCGCACTGTCAAAAAGCGGTGAGTTTAGACTAGATCTCTACTATCGCCTCAACGTTATGCAGATTGAGCTGCCACCGCTGCGCGACCGTGAAGAAGACGTACTGAAGATAGCCGATATCCTGTTAGATAAAGCCTGCAAGCGCCATGACCGACAAGGGCTTCGTTTGTCACGAGCCTCCCGCCAGGACCTGCGCGACTATCCCTGGCCAGGTAACGTACGAGAGCTTGAGAATGCGCTGGAAAGAGGCGTGATTCTCGCTGAAGGGCATTTGATTCACCCAGATGACCTAGGCCTTGGGCCTGTTACCAACCGACCTCACTCTTCTGCAGGTAACGGCTCCGCATTAGCAAATGAATCGTCAGCGCCAAGCGGTGACGACGACGACCTTTCCCTTGAGGACTATTTTCAGCATTTTGTGCTGGAACATCAGGATCAAATGAGTGAAACCGAGTTAGCCCAAAAACTGGGGATCAGCCGTAAAAATTTATGGGAGCGACGCCAGCGTCTGGGAATTCCACGTAAAAAAACCGCGCGTCGCCCCAATTAG
- the pcnB gene encoding polynucleotide adenylyltransferase PcnB — protein MFKGFTRLLHSPGEHLKSLLDSPESAADALSPRIIPRSEHPVSRQQISEAALKVLYRLNGAGFDAYLVGGCIRDALLGKMPKDFDVATNATPEQVRDLFRNSRLIGRRFRIVHVRFGREVIEVTTFRGKPQDEHGDHIAQQSDDGLLLRDNVWGNIEEDALRRDFTVNALYYNIADFTIHDFANGARDIESRTLRLIGDPVTRYREDPVRMLRAVRFAAKLDFTIEPATEEPMYDLAPLLLQIPPARLFDEVLKLFMSGHGLITFRLLSHYNLFGMLFPEAEEAMADAAWAEDLIEQALTNTDKRIAEGRPVTPAFLLAAFLWAPVAHRQAELEREGMPAIPALQTAAQQVVTRQLQHISIPKRFGMPMRDIWELQARLPLRRGKRAFQTREHPRFRAAYDLLLLREQAGEIPRGLGDWWNAFQQGDEHEQLRLLQKVGSDPASQGDRRRKKRRKPRKTEQ, from the coding sequence ATGTTTAAAGGATTTACCCGTTTATTACATAGCCCGGGAGAGCACTTGAAATCCCTGCTCGATTCCCCAGAGAGCGCCGCTGATGCGCTCAGTCCCCGTATTATTCCGCGCTCCGAGCACCCTGTTTCTCGTCAGCAAATCAGCGAGGCCGCGTTAAAGGTGCTCTATCGCCTCAATGGCGCTGGATTTGATGCCTATCTAGTCGGCGGCTGCATTCGTGATGCACTGCTGGGCAAAATGCCGAAAGATTTCGACGTTGCCACAAATGCAACGCCGGAACAGGTGCGGGATCTGTTTCGTAATTCGCGGCTGATTGGTCGGCGCTTTCGCATCGTGCATGTGCGCTTTGGCCGCGAAGTCATTGAAGTCACCACTTTCCGTGGCAAGCCTCAGGACGAGCACGGCGATCATATCGCCCAGCAATCTGACGATGGTCTGCTATTGCGAGACAATGTGTGGGGCAATATCGAAGAAGACGCCCTACGCCGCGACTTCACCGTGAATGCGCTTTACTACAATATCGCTGACTTCACGATTCATGACTTCGCTAATGGCGCGCGTGATATTGAATCGCGTACGCTGCGGCTAATTGGCGACCCGGTTACCCGCTATCGGGAAGACCCGGTGCGCATGCTGCGTGCAGTGCGCTTTGCGGCCAAGCTTGACTTTACCATCGAGCCAGCCACCGAAGAGCCGATGTACGATCTAGCGCCGCTGTTACTGCAAATCCCTCCCGCCCGTTTGTTTGATGAAGTGCTCAAGCTATTCATGTCGGGGCACGGCTTAATTACTTTCCGCTTGCTGAGTCATTACAACTTGTTTGGCATGCTGTTCCCCGAAGCGGAAGAAGCCATGGCGGATGCCGCTTGGGCCGAAGACCTGATCGAACAAGCGCTCACTAATACCGACAAGCGCATTGCGGAAGGTCGGCCAGTGACGCCAGCCTTCCTGCTAGCCGCCTTTTTGTGGGCACCAGTGGCGCACCGTCAAGCAGAGCTTGAGCGAGAAGGCATGCCCGCAATTCCGGCGCTACAAACTGCCGCACAACAGGTAGTCACACGTCAGTTACAGCATATTTCGATTCCCAAGCGCTTTGGCATGCCAATGCGCGATATTTGGGAGCTACAGGCTCGCCTTCCTCTACGCCGTGGCAAACGGGCATTTCAAACCCGCGAGCATCCACGTTTCCGAGCCGCCTACGATTTGCTGCTGTTACGTGAACAAGCAGGTGAAATTCCACGCGGCTTAGGCGATTGGTGGAATGCCTTTCAGCAAGGTGATGAGCACGAACAACTTCGGCTCCTACAAAAAGTGGGAAGTGATCCTGCAAGTCAGGGTGATCGTCGCCGTAAAAAACGCCGCAAACCGCGTAAAACAGAGCAGTGA
- the folK gene encoding 2-amino-4-hydroxy-6-hydroxymethyldihydropteridine diphosphokinase: MSLAYIGLGSNLDDPEGHVRQALRELDGLPLCQLVAHSSLYATRPIGPQDQPDFINAVAALETKLSPLALLDQLQGLEQRHRRQRLRHWGPRTLDLDLLLYNQDTIMRPRLRVPHPHMHERAFVLAPLEELVSAAQLEPIVLYQQSLAEWLKHLEQNGIQRLSDPGVTTTATV; the protein is encoded by the coding sequence ATGTCACTTGCTTACATTGGCCTAGGTAGTAATCTAGATGATCCGGAAGGTCACGTTCGTCAAGCCTTACGAGAGCTTGACGGACTGCCTCTTTGTCAGCTTGTGGCTCACTCGTCTCTATACGCAACACGTCCAATAGGGCCTCAAGATCAGCCCGATTTTATTAATGCCGTGGCAGCCCTCGAAACCAAGCTTTCACCGCTTGCACTACTGGACCAGCTTCAAGGGCTAGAACAACGCCACCGTCGCCAGCGATTACGTCACTGGGGGCCGCGCACGCTGGATTTAGATCTACTGCTGTACAATCAAGACACGATCATGCGCCCTAGGCTTCGGGTTCCTCATCCCCATATGCATGAACGCGCCTTTGTACTAGCGCCTCTTGAAGAACTGGTGTCGGCTGCTCAACTTGAGCCAATAGTGCTTTACCAACAGTCGCTTGCTGAGTGGCTGAAGCACCTTGAGCAAAACGGTATACAACGGCTGAGCGATCCAGGTGTCACCACGACTGCTACCGTCTGA
- the panB gene encoding 3-methyl-2-oxobutanoate hydroxymethyltransferase — MKTVTLSTLQAYKRAGETFSCLTAYDASFAHAASAAGIDVLLVGDSLGMVLQGHSSTLPVTIEDICYHTRCAARGKGHSLLMVDLPFMSNATTERLLEDSAALMRAGAELVKVEGEAWMADGIREMTRRGVPVCAHLGLTPQTVYQLGGYKVQGREAAQAEQIINDAKVLVEAGASVILLECVPASLGKAVTDALDVPVIGIGAGPDTDGQILVMHDVLGVTHGRTPRFVKNFMADADSIQSAFEHYHEAVKTRTFPAAEHCF, encoded by the coding sequence ATGAAAACCGTCACCCTGAGCACTCTGCAGGCGTATAAGCGCGCCGGCGAAACGTTCAGCTGCCTGACCGCTTACGATGCCTCTTTTGCCCATGCCGCCAGCGCCGCAGGAATCGATGTTCTGTTAGTCGGCGATTCTCTAGGCATGGTCTTACAAGGGCACAGTAGTACGCTTCCTGTGACCATTGAGGATATTTGCTACCACACTCGCTGCGCTGCGCGTGGTAAAGGCCATAGCCTGCTAATGGTGGACTTGCCGTTTATGAGCAACGCCACTACGGAACGCCTGCTAGAAGATTCTGCCGCATTAATGCGTGCTGGCGCTGAACTGGTAAAAGTCGAAGGCGAAGCATGGATGGCCGACGGTATCCGTGAGATGACCCGCCGTGGTGTTCCGGTATGCGCCCACCTGGGGCTAACCCCGCAAACTGTCTACCAGTTAGGTGGTTATAAAGTACAGGGCCGCGAAGCTGCCCAGGCCGAACAAATTATCAATGATGCCAAAGTGCTCGTTGAGGCAGGTGCTTCCGTAATTCTGCTGGAATGTGTGCCAGCAAGCCTTGGCAAAGCGGTAACTGATGCTCTGGACGTACCGGTGATTGGCATCGGCGCTGGCCCCGACACCGATGGTCAAATTCTAGTGATGCACGACGTACTCGGCGTCACTCATGGCCGTACACCGCGCTTCGTCAAAAATTTCATGGCCGACGCTGATAGCATTCAAAGCGCGTTTGAACACTACCATGAAGCGGTTAAAACCCGCACTTTCCCAGCCGCTGAACATTGTTTTTAA
- the panC gene encoding pantoate--beta-alanine ligase: MRTLRDINELRSTLSEYRQRGQRIALVPTMGNLHQGHLALVANARQHADVVVSSLFVNPMQFGPGEDLDAYPRTFEADQAQLTDAGCDILFAPTVSALYPNGLTSQTRVHVPEVGEGLCGGSRPGHFDGVSTVVSMLFNLVQPDVACFGEKDYQQLAVIRKLVSDLHMPIEIIGVPIVRADDGLALSSRNGYLSELERAKAPMLYRTLCELRDALERGTPSEQVLQQGKTALYDAGFTPDYLELRDTTLAAVSSSTRSAVLLAAAKLGPARLIDNLSVQLPDAATDASP; the protein is encoded by the coding sequence ATGCGCACTTTACGAGATATCAACGAATTACGCAGCACGCTTAGCGAATACCGTCAGCGTGGCCAACGCATTGCCTTAGTACCCACAATGGGCAATCTCCATCAAGGCCATTTGGCGCTTGTGGCCAATGCCCGCCAACACGCGGACGTCGTCGTTTCAAGCCTGTTCGTGAACCCGATGCAGTTTGGCCCAGGCGAAGACTTGGACGCCTACCCGCGCACGTTTGAGGCGGATCAGGCGCAGTTGACAGATGCAGGCTGCGATATTCTCTTCGCCCCTACCGTCAGCGCGCTTTACCCTAATGGTTTGACTTCCCAGACCCGCGTGCATGTTCCCGAGGTAGGTGAAGGGTTATGCGGAGGCTCGCGTCCTGGACACTTTGATGGTGTTTCTACCGTGGTCAGCATGCTGTTTAACCTGGTGCAGCCGGATGTGGCCTGCTTCGGCGAAAAGGATTACCAGCAGCTAGCGGTCATTCGTAAGCTGGTGAGCGATCTGCACATGCCTATCGAGATCATCGGCGTACCGATTGTTCGCGCTGATGACGGTCTAGCGCTCTCCTCTCGTAATGGTTATTTAAGCGAGCTGGAGCGCGCCAAAGCCCCCATGCTATATCGCACCTTATGCGAGTTACGCGATGCGTTAGAGCGCGGCACTCCCTCCGAACAGGTACTACAACAGGGTAAAACAGCACTGTATGATGCTGGCTTTACGCCAGATTACCTTGAGCTGCGTGACACAACGCTTGCCGCTGTGAGCAGCTCGACACGCAGTGCGGTGCTGTTAGCAGCGGCTAAGCTAGGCCCTGCTCGACTTATTGACAATCTCAGCGTGCAGCTCCCAGACGCTGCCACTGACGCTAGCCCGTAG
- the panD gene encoding aspartate 1-decarboxylase, whose translation MHTIMLKAKLHMARVTHAVLNYEGSCAIDGELLDMAGIRENEQIQIYNVENGERFTTYAIRGEEGSRLISINGAAAHLASPGHRIIICSYAHYSEAELENHQPALVYLQEGNHVSHTSNAIPVQLA comes from the coding sequence ATGCACACGATTATGCTTAAAGCCAAGCTGCATATGGCTCGCGTTACCCACGCGGTACTCAACTACGAAGGTTCCTGTGCCATTGATGGCGAACTGCTAGATATGGCCGGTATTCGCGAAAACGAGCAGATCCAAATCTATAACGTAGAAAACGGCGAGCGTTTTACCACCTACGCGATTCGTGGAGAAGAAGGCTCTCGGCTAATTTCTATCAATGGCGCAGCTGCTCATTTAGCCTCACCAGGTCATCGCATTATTATTTGTAGCTACGCCCACTACTCAGAAGCAGAGCTTGAAAACCACCAACCTGCGCTGGTCTACCTGCAAGAAGGCAATCACGTTAGCCACACCAGTAATGCGATTCCTGTCCAATTAGCCTAA
- a CDS encoding acetyl-CoA C-acetyltransferase: MQDVVIVAARRTAVGSFGGSLAGIPASDLGALVIKDILASTGVAPEQIDEVLLGQVLTAGVGQNPARQAVIKAGLPESVPAMTINKVCGSGLKALHLATQAIRCGDAEIILAGGQENMSASPHILPNSRNGQRMGDWKAIDSMVHDGLWDAFNNYHMGITAENLAEKYSITREAMDEFAAASQQKAAQAIRDGKFKGQIVPVEIPQRKGDPVVFDTDENPREVTAEKLGGMRPAFKKDGTVTAGNASSLNDGAAVVMLCSAEKAKELGLEPLARIAAYSNAGVDPAIMGIGPAPATRRCLEKAGWSLDDLDLVEANEAFAAQALSVNKELGWDVSKVNVNGGAIALGHPIGASGCRILVSLLHEMIARDAKKGLATLCIGGGQGVALAIERP; encoded by the coding sequence ATGCAAGACGTGGTTATTGTCGCTGCTCGCCGCACCGCCGTAGGAAGCTTTGGTGGATCACTCGCTGGCATTCCGGCAAGCGATTTAGGTGCATTGGTTATTAAAGACATTCTCGCCTCTACCGGCGTTGCCCCAGAGCAAATTGATGAAGTGTTGCTCGGCCAAGTACTGACAGCGGGCGTCGGCCAAAACCCCGCCCGCCAGGCGGTTATTAAAGCTGGCTTACCAGAATCTGTACCCGCTATGACCATCAACAAAGTGTGTGGCTCTGGCCTTAAAGCACTGCATTTAGCGACTCAAGCCATTCGTTGTGGCGACGCAGAGATTATTCTGGCCGGTGGTCAGGAAAACATGTCTGCTTCCCCCCATATCCTGCCTAACTCGCGTAACGGCCAGCGCATGGGTGACTGGAAAGCAATTGATTCCATGGTTCACGATGGCCTGTGGGATGCGTTCAATAACTATCACATGGGCATTACCGCTGAAAATCTGGCGGAAAAATACAGCATCACTCGCGAAGCGATGGACGAGTTCGCCGCGGCCTCTCAGCAGAAAGCCGCTCAAGCTATTAGAGATGGTAAATTCAAAGGTCAGATCGTTCCTGTGGAAATTCCGCAGCGCAAAGGCGACCCAGTCGTGTTTGATACTGATGAAAACCCACGGGAAGTTACCGCTGAAAAGCTGGGTGGCATGCGCCCCGCGTTCAAGAAAGACGGCACCGTTACCGCCGGTAACGCTTCATCCTTAAACGATGGCGCCGCCGTGGTAATGCTCTGTTCAGCAGAAAAAGCCAAAGAACTTGGCTTAGAGCCACTGGCGCGTATTGCCGCTTACTCTAACGCTGGCGTTGACCCAGCCATCATGGGCATTGGCCCAGCCCCGGCCACCCGCCGCTGCCTCGAAAAAGCTGGTTGGAGCCTGGATGACCTTGACCTAGTAGAAGCTAACGAAGCATTTGCTGCTCAAGCGCTTTCCGTCAATAAAGAGCTGGGCTGGGATGTCAGCAAAGTGAATGTTAACGGCGGTGCTATTGCTCTTGGCCACCCGATTGGTGCTTCTGGCTGTCGTATCTTGGTCAGCCTGTTGCATGAAATGATCGCACGTGATGCCAAGAAAGGTCTCGCTACCCTGTGTATCGGCGGCGGCCAAGGCGTTGCACTGGCGATTGAGCGCCCTTAA
- a CDS encoding MFS transporter — protein MEQEQAPRWWAVVAVMIGIFLLVTAEQLPIGLLSQVASSMGVTPGMAGLMVTVPGVVAAFSAPLLPVAVGRLDRRIMLTLMMIVMVIGSALSAVASNFGLLLAARVLVGISIGGFWAIAGSIAPRLVPSDQVAKAMTIIFGGVAAASVLGVPLGTLLGDLSNWRVAFGALGGLSLLTAIALWCWLPPLPPREPVRLRVLAQQFSNRGVRVAVLTTGFVVVGHFAAYTFISPILQDISGVAQRHVGSLLLLYGAAGIMGNIAAGIFAGRHPYRAVLAIPSLLLLVVAIFPLLGVQPTSGVLLLMVWGAVFGSVSVSIQTWILRTAPNTEAATALMAFTFNMSIGLGAMFGGRIVDGTSLPIAMWAASGLFLLGALLVLRTPASVVGEKRR, from the coding sequence ATGGAGCAGGAGCAAGCGCCGCGTTGGTGGGCGGTAGTGGCCGTGATGATCGGCATTTTTTTATTGGTGACGGCTGAGCAACTACCTATTGGGTTGCTGTCCCAGGTAGCGTCATCAATGGGCGTCACGCCTGGTATGGCAGGTCTTATGGTCACCGTGCCGGGGGTGGTTGCCGCTTTCTCAGCGCCGCTGTTACCGGTAGCGGTAGGCCGGCTAGATAGACGCATCATGCTCACGTTGATGATGATTGTGATGGTGATTGGCAGCGCGCTTTCAGCGGTGGCCAGCAACTTTGGGTTACTACTGGCAGCTCGTGTGCTGGTGGGGATCAGCATCGGTGGCTTTTGGGCTATTGCGGGCAGTATTGCCCCAAGGCTGGTGCCCAGCGATCAGGTTGCCAAGGCCATGACGATTATTTTCGGAGGTGTGGCCGCTGCGTCCGTGTTGGGGGTGCCGCTAGGCACGCTGCTGGGAGACCTGAGCAACTGGCGGGTGGCATTTGGCGCACTTGGTGGGCTGAGTCTGTTAACTGCTATTGCGCTGTGGTGTTGGCTACCGCCATTGCCGCCAAGAGAGCCGGTACGACTGCGAGTGTTAGCGCAACAGTTTAGCAATCGTGGTGTGCGCGTCGCGGTGTTAACCACTGGTTTTGTCGTCGTGGGGCACTTTGCTGCTTATACCTTTATTAGCCCCATTCTGCAGGACATTAGCGGCGTGGCTCAGCGCCATGTCGGTAGCTTGCTGCTGCTCTACGGTGCGGCGGGCATTATGGGCAATATAGCAGCAGGCATCTTTGCTGGGCGTCACCCTTATCGGGCCGTGTTGGCTATTCCTAGCCTTTTACTGCTCGTGGTAGCTATATTCCCGCTGCTGGGTGTTCAGCCTACTAGCGGCGTGCTGCTGCTAATGGTATGGGGTGCTGTTTTTGGCAGTGTGTCAGTGAGTATTCAAACCTGGATACTGCGCACCGCGCCGAATACCGAGGCCGCCACCGCGCTGATGGCATTTACGTTTAATATGTCGATTGGCTTAGGGGCCATGTTTGGTGGGCGTATCGTCGATGGCACTAGCCTGCCCATTGCCATGTGGGCGGCATCGGGGCTATTTCTGCTGGGCGCACTATTGGTGCTACGCACGCCAGCCAGCGTGGTCGGCGAGAAACGTCGTTAG
- the pnp gene encoding polyribonucleotide nucleotidyltransferase, with protein MLKEVAVNPVKKTFQYGRSTVTLETGRIARQATGAVMVTMDETVVLCTVVAKKEANPNQPFFPLSVHYQEKTYAVGKIPGGFFKREGRPTEKETLTSRLIDRPIRPLFPKGFMNEVQVICTVLSTDRNHDPDIAALLGTSAALSIAGVPFNGPIGAARVGFNEEQGYFLNPTVEELKTSELDMVVAGTENAVLMVESEAQELLEDEMLGAVLFGHQEMQVAVSAIKELVAEAGKPRWDWQPTEENVALKTAMANAFEAKVGDAYRITDKMARQDALSALKDEAVAQLVAAEGEETEGKFSKDDVKGAFAGLEKRVVRSRVVKGEPRIDGRDNTTVRPLAIEVGVLPKTHGSAVFTRGETQAIAIATLGTLRDSQLIESLEGERKDRFMLHYNFPPYCVGEAGFFGGPKRREIGHGRLARRGVQAMLPSEDVFPYTIRVVSEITESNGSSSMASVCGTSLALMDAGVPLKAPVAGIAMGLVKDEDGYAVLTDILGDEDHLGDMDFKVAGSEEGVTALQMDIKIEGINEEIMEKALQQAYDARISILAQMNDVISQSRTDVSENAPSMATIKIDPDKIRDVIGKGGATIRKICEDTGASIDLDDDGTVRIYAEDKAAAKKAIDTVLAITAEAEIGKLYNGKVVRIADFGAFVNIMPGTDGLVHISQIVAERVNNVRDFLNEGDDVIVKVLDIDNRNRVKLSIKEITEEEKAAFAAAEADVAN; from the coding sequence ATGTTAAAGGAAGTCGCCGTGAATCCGGTAAAAAAAACGTTTCAATACGGTCGTAGCACCGTCACCCTAGAAACTGGGCGTATCGCTCGCCAAGCCACGGGCGCCGTTATGGTGACCATGGATGAAACTGTCGTACTGTGTACGGTTGTGGCTAAAAAAGAAGCGAATCCTAATCAGCCCTTCTTCCCACTCTCGGTACACTACCAAGAAAAAACTTACGCAGTAGGCAAGATCCCCGGCGGCTTCTTCAAGCGTGAAGGGCGTCCTACTGAGAAAGAAACCCTCACTTCGCGTCTGATTGATCGTCCGATCCGTCCGCTGTTTCCTAAAGGGTTTATGAACGAAGTGCAGGTCATCTGTACCGTTCTGTCGACTGACCGTAATCATGACCCGGATATCGCGGCACTGCTGGGCACCTCAGCGGCGCTGAGTATTGCTGGCGTGCCATTCAACGGCCCGATTGGTGCGGCACGCGTGGGCTTTAACGAAGAGCAAGGTTACTTCCTAAACCCAACGGTCGAAGAGCTGAAAACCTCTGAGCTGGACATGGTTGTTGCCGGTACCGAAAACGCCGTATTGATGGTGGAGTCGGAAGCTCAGGAACTGCTTGAAGACGAAATGCTGGGTGCCGTGCTGTTTGGTCACCAGGAAATGCAGGTAGCTGTTAGTGCGATTAAAGAGCTGGTCGCAGAAGCAGGCAAGCCGCGTTGGGATTGGCAGCCAACTGAAGAAAATGTAGCGCTGAAAACGGCCATGGCCAATGCCTTTGAAGCTAAAGTGGGTGATGCCTACCGCATCACTGACAAAATGGCTCGTCAAGATGCATTGTCAGCATTGAAAGATGAAGCGGTCGCACAGCTAGTCGCCGCTGAAGGCGAAGAAACAGAAGGCAAATTCAGCAAAGATGACGTGAAGGGTGCCTTTGCTGGCCTTGAGAAGCGCGTTGTACGCTCTCGTGTCGTAAAAGGTGAACCACGCATTGATGGCCGTGACAACACCACCGTGCGTCCGCTGGCGATTGAAGTAGGTGTTTTGCCTAAGACCCACGGTTCGGCGGTATTTACCCGTGGTGAGACCCAGGCAATCGCGATCGCTACCTTGGGCACCCTGCGTGACTCACAGCTGATCGAATCCCTGGAAGGGGAGCGTAAAGACCGCTTTATGCTGCACTACAACTTCCCTCCTTACTGTGTCGGTGAAGCCGGCTTTTTTGGCGGGCCAAAGCGTCGTGAAATTGGCCATGGCCGCTTAGCACGCCGCGGCGTTCAAGCGATGCTGCCGTCAGAAGACGTTTTTCCCTACACGATCCGTGTGGTGTCGGAAATCACCGAATCTAATGGCTCAAGCTCTATGGCGTCGGTGTGTGGTACCTCACTTGCGCTGATGGATGCTGGTGTGCCGTTAAAAGCGCCGGTGGCAGGTATTGCCATGGGCTTGGTGAAAGATGAAGACGGCTATGCGGTATTGACCGATATCCTGGGTGACGAAGATCACCTGGGTGATATGGACTTCAAAGTTGCCGGTTCTGAAGAGGGTGTGACCGCCCTGCAAATGGACATTAAGATTGAAGGCATCAACGAAGAGATCATGGAGAAGGCGCTGCAGCAGGCTTACGACGCTCGCATCAGTATCCTTGCTCAGATGAATGACGTGATCAGCCAGAGCCGTACCGATGTGTCGGAAAATGCGCCGTCCATGGCGACAATCAAAATTGATCCGGATAAGATTCGTGATGTGATTGGTAAAGGCGGCGCGACGATTCGCAAAATTTGTGAAGATACCGGCGCCTCCATTGATCTGGATGATGATGGCACCGTACGCATCTACGCTGAAGATAAAGCGGCGGCCAAAAAAGCCATTGATACCGTGCTAGCAATTACCGCGGAAGCGGAAATTGGTAAGCTTTACAACGGTAAAGTAGTTCGCATTGCGGACTTCGGCGCTTTCGTCAACATCATGCCGGGTACCGACGGCTTGGTTCACATATCGCAAATTGTTGCCGAGCGCGTTAACAACGTGCGCGACTTCTTAAATGAAGGCGATGATGTGATTGTGAAAGTATTGGATATCGACAACCGCAACCGGGTGAAACTCTCAATCAAAGAGATCACCGAGGAAGAGAAAGCGGCTTTTGCCGCTGCCGAGGCGGACGTCGCTAACTAA
- the rpsO gene encoding 30S ribosomal protein S15, with translation MALTAEKKAEIVNEYGRGDNDTGSPEVQVALLSANINGLQDHFKTNKQDHHSRRGLIRMVNQRRKLLDYLKRKDFERYQSLIQRLGLRR, from the coding sequence ATGGCATTAACCGCTGAGAAGAAGGCCGAGATCGTCAACGAATACGGCCGCGGCGATAACGATACCGGTTCCCCTGAAGTTCAGGTTGCACTGCTGAGCGCCAACATTAATGGCCTGCAGGACCACTTCAAAACCAACAAGCAGGATCACCACTCTCGTCGTGGTCTGATTCGCATGGTAAACCAGCGTCGTAAGCTGCTGGATTACCTGAAGCGTAAAGATTTTGAACGCTATCAGTCTCTGATTCAGCGTTTAGGTCTGCGTCGTTAA